TAAGGGCATCATAAGTATGCACCGCTATTCATTTTAATACATGCACTCATAGAAATCTAATAAAAATTTATGGTAATGAATAGTTATACACAGTTTTGGGATGGGGGACAGGTTCCTCGTCCCACTTTTTTGAGATGATGGACCTGTCCCTCCGTCTCATTTTTCCAGAACCTCCTCTGACTCCTTGTTATAGTTTGTACGTCGCTAAATGGGCTCTTACGCCTTTCTCAATAGATAAAAGATCCAAAAAATAATCGTTCAATTTAGATTGATAGACTTCCCATTCCTCAGAAAGATATGGGCATTCTCTTATTTGCTCATAAAGAAAACGGATTTCGTTTTTCTCATATGTAGTTAGTACATCAAAATCAAATACATAAGAATGATTAAGGTCATTCGGTTCGAATTTCACTAATCCTTGCCCGTATTCCCGACGACTTTCCTTTAGTACTTCCTCTGCAATATCTGTAAGGAAGTAGGCCATTATAATAGGAATGTCTTGTTGGTACTTCTCATGGATATAAATACTATGAAAAGGGGTTAGGTGGACAATTCCTGCTTCATTACGGACAAACTGTAACTTTGTTCGATTGAACGTTCGAAACCAAATTGGAGCTGGATCTCGAACTTCAGCTTTATACCATGGAGAGCGGTGCTTCGTTAAGTAGCGTAAATGAAATTGATGCGTTTCTCCGTATTGAATATAGTTGGCAATGGGAATATCAAGTGTTCTATCTGATTGAAGGTTTAGTAACGTAACAGGTGCATTTTGTTCAAACAATCCCTGCCAATCTTTTTCAGTGAAAAAAGGAGTCTTTACTTGATGAGCCTTTGTGATACACGGTATCCAATAGGAAGAAGAAAGACTTCGATCTTGGATATCGCTCTTTCTTAAGCAAAAGAAATCATTCGCTCCTGTCGCAATACCTCGAGAAGCGTATCCGAATTCCGTAAAAGGTTTTACTTGTTGCAGTTCTTTGAGCAATGATGGCTGATAATAGACCCGCCACTTTTTGGATGCATCTAATGAATCGAAAAGATAGCGCTTTCCTAAAGGTTGATCATGATCCGCTTGGGTAGCAATGTATGTGTGTACGTTAGGCAAATCTTCTTGGGTGTACATACTAATAAACTCTACCGAATCATTTGTAGCATCCCGCTCGCATAATAGGATAACAGAGGTTGTTAGAGCATCTTCAAACCAATTGTGCTGGAAGTCGGTAATCAAGATATACTTTAGTAATTTTTGATCAAGCAGATATTGCTTTATTTTCTTCCCATAATCCGCATTCAAGAATTCGGATGGAACGATGAATGCTGCCCGCCCCCCTTGATGTAATTGGTTAAGCCCTTTTAGTAAAAATAAATTGTACATATTCGTATTTCCGGGCAAACGAAGACGAAGTTTCTCTTCAAAGGTGGTTAAAATAGTTTGTTTGTGTTGGTGAGTGGACATCTTTAAATAGGGCGGATTAGCAATAACAGCATCATACATTTGCTCCCAATCTTCCTCCAAAAAATCCGAATGATGAAGGTTGATGCTTGGAGGTGAATCAGTCCTATCCTTTGTAGCCTTCACCATTGCTTCATCAACATCGTACACATTCCAAGTTGTTTGCGCCCTCTCGTCTAAAGGTTGATACATGCTAGGAAAAATCCCCAATCCTACAGCAGGATCTAGGACGGACGTAGGGTTGCATTCAGATATCCAACTAACCATGAGACTTGCGATGGCTGGTGGTGTGAAATATTGTCCTAACTGTTTTCGATAAGTTACGCTTGTTTGTTTCCTATAGTGGTGTTCAGGTGTGATGGCCTCCATTGTAAACGCTCTCCTTAGGTTGTTCACTTATCCCTATTGTAACGAATTGAATAAGCAATCTCATTAAAAAAATATAATTGGGAAAGCTGAGACTATTAAAATTAGAATGAACAGGGTAAACGTTCTACAATAAAAGAAACTTGCTTATAAATGAGGGATTTTTGTATGCGTTCGTTTGCAACACCAAAGGTTGTCGTTAGTAAATGTTTAGAATTTGATCATGTCAGATATAACGGGGAACTAATACCAGACAAAGTTGTGCAGCGCCTGAAATCTCACGTCACGTTCATGCCTGTCTGTCCGGAAATGGAAATAGGATTAGGGGTGCCAAGAGATATCATTCGTATCGTAAGGCAAGGGGACAAAGAGAAACTTGTCCAGCCTTCAACGGAGAAGGATCTTACGGAAGATATGAATGCCTTCTCTAAAGGATTTCTTGAAGCGATGTCTGATGTAGATGGATTCTTACTGAAAAATCGCTCGCCAACATGTGGAACGCAAGATGTGAAGGTGTACGATAAACTAGAAAAGTCTCCCGTAGTAGGAAAGACAAAGGGCTTTTTTGCACAAAATGTATATGATTACTTCCCTGGTCTTGCCATCGAAGAAGAGGGACGTCTGAAAAATTACCGAATCCGAGAGCACTTCTTTACGAAGCTATTCACACTAGCTGAATTTCGAGAACGAAAGCAAGAACCTACGATGAAAAGTCTTGTCGAATTCCATTCCAAAAACAAATATTTATTCATGGCGTACAATCAAAAAACGTTAAAAGCGATGGGGAGACTTACAGCAAATGCAGATAAGAAGTCAGTAGAAGAAGTGTTTACAGAATACGAAGAGCATCTGCAGTGGATGTTTCGTCAACTGCCAAGTAGAAAGTCAAATGTGAACGTTTGTCAGCATATTATGGGGTATTTCAAGAACGACCTGACAAAAAGTGAGAAAGACTATTTCATAGAAGAACTAAATAAATTTTATGATGAAAAGATACCATTGAGCGCTGTATTAAGCATATTAAAGTCATGGATCATCCGTTTCCAAAACGACTATTTAATGCAACAAACGTACTTCGAGCCTTACCCAGAAGACCTAATAGAAATTAGCGATTCAGGAAAAGGGCGCGCTTATGCATAATAAGAATAAAACGAGAAAGGAGAACCTGCCTGTGGTAGGTTCTTTTTTTGCACTTTCAGAAAGTTTAAATCTTTTAAAGGATGAAAGTATAAATGCAATTAGGCCTCTGTCTGCGCCAAAGGCTTGCCAATCTGCAAGTTTTCTTTATACTACATCGAAATGGTATAAACATAACGACACCTTCTCGATATTACTCTAATAAAATAACGCTTGCATTAGGTTTTATCGCTTTAGTAAAAAAATAGCTGGTAATCCCTCAAATGACACATATCAACGTTGAATATTATTAACATTTTGGAGGGGTCGGTTATGTCGAGAGGAAAGAGGATACATGCCTTAATCATCCTGATGTTCACGCAGTTCATATGTTTAACTTTGCTATGGGAGTATATGGTTTACGGATGGTTATTTTCCCGCAGTTTCTTAACTTTATGTTCCAATTCGCTTTTTGGTGTTATTTCTATATAGGCATTGCTGCATCGCTTGTGGCAGTTATTATCTATATTACATCTGTGGCGTTTCCAAATGGGAAGGTTGAAAAGATTAATTTAAAAGCATTTATTCCATAGATTTGTAGTCGATATATCCTTTAGATGGTATAGCTTCATAGAGAGGGGAATTCGACTTGGATTCAATCGAGGATTTGAAAAGAGTAGATAGCCTAGCTAAAAATAAGTTGATGGTTATGACATTTTTGATAGCTATGGTTGTAGGAGTAGTTTATTACATCGGAACAGATAATATGTTTCATGCCGCTATTAATGGAGGGCAAGCAATTATTATCATATTCCTTTTTATTGCGTGTCATTTTATATGGAAGAAAGAATCTTTATTCCAATACCTTGCCATTCCTTTACCTTACATAGCAGGTGCTATTTCCATTTTCACACAAGGTGGGAGTGTAGGTGCGTTGATGATTTTCTTCTTTTTAGCTGTTTATTCTGCCGTCCCTTTAAACGGTAAAACATTTGCACTGGGTTATACGTTAGGGTTATTTCTAACAATCGCGAGTATCCGGACAGGTACTGGGCAGGAAGCACAATTGCTAGAACAGATGGCTAGTTCGTACCTTCTTGTGTACTTACTTGTCGGGGTTTTATTATCCGTACTTATTTTTATGTATAACAAACAATTTGCCGTCGTGAAGCAGTATATTAATTTAGCAAAAGAAGAGAGCGAACAGAAGGATGCTCAGAATCAAGCAATGGAAACAGACCTAAATGTCATTTCATCAAGAATCAAGGAGATTAACCAACAAGTTCAACAGAATCTAGGATCTCAAACGGAAATGAAAACAGCGATTCAAGAAATGACTGCAGGTAGTCAAAGTCAAAGTGAACAAATCACATCGATTTCATCTAACGCTAATGGTACGATGGAAGCCATTAATGAAATGAGTGAATCCTTGGGTCAATTACAGGAAGAAATCAATGCCATCTCAGCATCATCCGACCAAGGCCAACAAAAGCTTCAAACGTTAGAAAAAGAAATGAAGGATTTAAAAACGTTCGTACACGAGCTTCAATCTACTTATGAAGAGCTGACTAGTAAATTAGCAGACACAAATGCTCTGACCGAAGATATAAAAGATATTACCGAACAGACGAATCTACTGTCATTAAATGCTTCCATCGAAGCTGCCAGAGCTGGGGAGGCTGGTAAAGGATTTGCTGTTGTTGCAGATGAAATTCGTAAACTAGCTGACGTTACAGCTAATGCGACAGTAAAAATTACAGATAACCTTCATAGTTTGAATACGCGTAGTCAGGAAGCTTCTAGCAAATTAACAGACAGTATAGATAAACTTGATACCAGTGTTGCATCAACAAGTGAAGTGGTAGAAACGTTTGTGGAAGTAGGGCAGGTCCTTCAACAACTCAAAGAACGTATTGACGGCTTCCAAACCGTTTTTGTTGAAGTGAAGTCTCACTCAGAAGATGTAGAAGCTTCCACAAATGAATTAGCCTCCATCATTGAACAATCTACAGCGAGCATGGAAGAAGTAAGTGCAACCATTGAAAATTTAAACGAAGATAACCAAAAAATAAGTAACTATATGAATGAGATTTCAACAAGTGCTGATAATCTGGAAACTGGACATGAAAAGGAATAAACATAAGAAACCCCGCACCTTTAAGTGCGGGGTTTCTGGTTTCTTACTGCTGCAGTCACTAGTAATTTACAGCTTCTAGCGAATCAATTTTTCCATATTTGGAATAAACACCTGTACCAGATAATGAATCGGTCGTTTCTTCAATTGCTTGTCTGATTTCAGTATTGCTACGCCCTTGACTAGCTAGAATCCCAGCCAACCCAGAAACGTGTGGGGCAGCCATAGAAGTACCAGACATATACGCGTAGCCATTTCCAGGTACAGTTGCAGCAATACTGACGCCAGGAGCCACTACATCAACCCATGTTCCATAGTTAGAGAAGGACGCTTTTTGATCGTTCTGGTCAATTGCACCTACTGCGATAACATTATTATAAGATGCTGGTTCGAACGTTGTCGACACACCGTCATTACCGGCAGCAGCTACAACAACAGATCCTTTATCCCATGCATAATTCACAGCATTTTCTAATGTAGTTGTATCACAATTACAGCCAAGTGATAAATTAATAACCTCAGCTCCCTGATCAGCAGCGTACACAATGGCGTCCGCAATATCAGCAAGTGTGCCACTACCTTGAGCATTTAAAGCACGTACAGCTAAAATGGATGTGTTAGGAGCCATGCCAGCAATACCAGTAGCATTATCTGTTTCAGCAGCTGCCGTTCCTGCTACGTGTGTGCCATGATTTTTCTCATCCATTGGATCATAATCGTTGTCTACAAAGTCATATCCTTTAATCGTTTTATCATCCAAATCAGGGTGGTTATAATCAACGCCTGAATCAATTACTGCAATTTCCTGAGAACTCGCACCTTTCGTAACGTTCCAAGCCTCATCTGTATATGTACTTTGAGGCCCGTATTGATATCCCTGATATAAGGAGTCGTTAGGAGTAAAGGTAGATTGGAATTTGTAGTTTGGTTCCGCATATTCTACATCCGGATTCTTGTTTAAAGCTTTCACGACTTCCTCAACATTTCCTACTTCTAAAACAAGAAAGTTTGAATCTACTTCATCCGTGTCTTCTTTTATTTCTCCGCTTACATTTAATTGTTCCGCAGTCTTATTCGTTGCATTGTCATTAAACTTTACAATCACTTCACCTTTTACAAAATCCCCTTTCTCCGTGTTCTGTTCACTCTCTTTTTTCAAATTCACCACTTGGTCATTGGGAGAAGCATCGACAAGAGATACAGGGGAAACCGCAATGGATGCAGCTAAAGCAAAGCTAGCAATCTTTTTTACGTTCATCTTACATTCCTCCTTTAAAGGGTTAAATTGATTGAAGACGAAGAATATTCACTCATCTTAATCTTTTTTTCGTAACAAATGAGGAGGACTTAATAGAATTGTATAAATATAAATCATAATGCCTGTTAAAACATCTGCGTTAGCTAGTCAGGAAGTTTCATAAATGTAAAATTTTTCTATAACGCAGGATAGATGTTCCTGGTTAATTTGTAAGATGAAGGAGTATTTCGAATATATGAATGAAAAAAGGGTGTCCCAAAAAGTCGGGCACCCTTTTTAAAAAGAAAGGAAGTATAAGTTCTGGCTCATATATGTCTAGCTCCAGCGCCTAGCAAACTTCCTGCACCTCCTTACGATAAGTCAACATCGAATCGCTACCACTCTTCGTGTTTCCTTTCGGCCTACACGACGTAGGTTGGTTCGATGTTGCTGCATGACGCAGCGATTTTAATCGAACTTCCCCTAAATCACTGTTAGAAAGTTTGTACGTCGCTAACCGGGCACTTTCGCTTTTGTTCTTATCTAGGAAATTATAAAAATGTTAGCTTGTGCATAACTAAGTAAGTTATAGAGGCCACGTCCAGCTCCAGCGCCCAGCGCCTAGCAAACTTCCTGCACCTCCTTACGATAAGTCAACATCGAATCGCTACCACTCTTCGTGTTTCCTTTATCTCATACGGAGCCGTCCAGTTTGTACGTCGCTAACAGGGCACTTTCGCTTTTGTTCTTAATCCACATAACGCTTTAATATTCGATCAATAGACCCGCCGTACATCTCGCCGAATAGATTCAGGTGAACGAGAAGGTAGTAGAGTTGATAGAGGTCCTTGCTGTCATTGTAGTGAGCAGGGAGTGGAAACTGTTCTTGGTATGCTCGATAGAAAGCATCAGAGTAGCCGCCAAATAACTCTGTAAATGCAATCTCAAATGCATGGTCACCATAAAAAATAGATGGGTCTATCAGTACTGGTTCACCTTCTGGGCCTGTCATCCAATTTCCACCCCATAGGTCTCCGTGAAGTAGGGAGGGTTTGGCATGCGTATCAATCCAATGCGGGAGGCGCTCCATAACCTTCTGCAACCGCTGCTTCCGTCCTCCTTGTAGAACCCCTTTTTCAGCTCCGATGTTAAATTGCGATACCAATCTACTGTCATGATAGTAATCTACCCAGTGATTGTACCACCCATTTGGTTGAGGCAACGAACCGATGAACGTATCTTCCTCAAACCCATGAGCCTGTCCAAAGTGGTTATGCATGTTTGCTAACTGTCGTCCTAGGCGTTCCTCCGTATCTCGTTCTTTTTGTCCTTCGATCCACTCAAGAGCTAACACACCTTGCTCTTGTTTAGACGAAGGTTCATCGTAATAATACACCTCAGGTACTCGAACAGTTTGTGTATCTTTCATGAGCTGAAGTCCCTTTGCTTCAACACGAAAGAAGTGAGGAGGGATACCTTGGTTTCCTTTAATAAAATATTCTTGCTGCTTCGTACGTACGTAGTAGGCTTGGTTAATATCGCCACCACCCA
Above is a genomic segment from Pontibacillus yanchengensis containing:
- a CDS encoding HsdM family class I SAM-dependent methyltransferase; its protein translation is MEAITPEHHYRKQTSVTYRKQLGQYFTPPAIASLMVSWISECNPTSVLDPAVGLGIFPSMYQPLDERAQTTWNVYDVDEAMVKATKDRTDSPPSINLHHSDFLEEDWEQMYDAVIANPPYLKMSTHQHKQTILTTFEEKLRLRLPGNTNMYNLFLLKGLNQLHQGGRAAFIVPSEFLNADYGKKIKQYLLDQKLLKYILITDFQHNWFEDALTTSVILLCERDATNDSVEFISMYTQEDLPNVHTYIATQADHDQPLGKRYLFDSLDASKKWRVYYQPSLLKELQQVKPFTEFGYASRGIATGANDFFCLRKSDIQDRSLSSSYWIPCITKAHQVKTPFFTEKDWQGLFEQNAPVTLLNLQSDRTLDIPIANYIQYGETHQFHLRYLTKHRSPWYKAEVRDPAPIWFRTFNRTKLQFVRNEAGIVHLTPFHSIYIHEKYQQDIPIIMAYFLTDIAEEVLKESRREYGQGLVKFEPNDLNHSYVFDFDVLTTYEKNEIRFLYEQIRECPYLSEEWEVYQSKLNDYFLDLLSIEKGVRAHLATYKL
- a CDS encoding YbgA family protein, which translates into the protein MRSFATPKVVVSKCLEFDHVRYNGELIPDKVVQRLKSHVTFMPVCPEMEIGLGVPRDIIRIVRQGDKEKLVQPSTEKDLTEDMNAFSKGFLEAMSDVDGFLLKNRSPTCGTQDVKVYDKLEKSPVVGKTKGFFAQNVYDYFPGLAIEEEGRLKNYRIREHFFTKLFTLAEFRERKQEPTMKSLVEFHSKNKYLFMAYNQKTLKAMGRLTANADKKSVEEVFTEYEEHLQWMFRQLPSRKSNVNVCQHIMGYFKNDLTKSEKDYFIEELNKFYDEKIPLSAVLSILKSWIIRFQNDYLMQQTYFEPYPEDLIEISDSGKGRAYA
- a CDS encoding methyl-accepting chemotaxis protein, translating into MDSIEDLKRVDSLAKNKLMVMTFLIAMVVGVVYYIGTDNMFHAAINGGQAIIIIFLFIACHFIWKKESLFQYLAIPLPYIAGAISIFTQGGSVGALMIFFFLAVYSAVPLNGKTFALGYTLGLFLTIASIRTGTGQEAQLLEQMASSYLLVYLLVGVLLSVLIFMYNKQFAVVKQYINLAKEESEQKDAQNQAMETDLNVISSRIKEINQQVQQNLGSQTEMKTAIQEMTAGSQSQSEQITSISSNANGTMEAINEMSESLGQLQEEINAISASSDQGQQKLQTLEKEMKDLKTFVHELQSTYEELTSKLADTNALTEDIKDITEQTNLLSLNASIEAARAGEAGKGFAVVADEIRKLADVTANATVKITDNLHSLNTRSQEASSKLTDSIDKLDTSVASTSEVVETFVEVGQVLQQLKERIDGFQTVFVEVKSHSEDVEASTNELASIIEQSTASMEEVSATIENLNEDNQKISNYMNEISTSADNLETGHEKE
- a CDS encoding S8 family peptidase, with product MNVKKIASFALAASIAVSPVSLVDASPNDQVVNLKKESEQNTEKGDFVKGEVIVKFNDNATNKTAEQLNVSGEIKEDTDEVDSNFLVLEVGNVEEVVKALNKNPDVEYAEPNYKFQSTFTPNDSLYQGYQYGPQSTYTDEAWNVTKGASSQEIAVIDSGVDYNHPDLDDKTIKGYDFVDNDYDPMDEKNHGTHVAGTAAAETDNATGIAGMAPNTSILAVRALNAQGSGTLADIADAIVYAADQGAEVINLSLGCNCDTTTLENAVNYAWDKGSVVVAAAGNDGVSTTFEPASYNNVIAVGAIDQNDQKASFSNYGTWVDVVAPGVSIAATVPGNGYAYMSGTSMAAPHVSGLAGILASQGRSNTEIRQAIEETTDSLSGTGVYSKYGKIDSLEAVNY
- a CDS encoding fructosamine kinase family protein, yielding MKKQIQHALEHIGDTSNIDKIKQVGGGDINQAYYVRTKQQEYFIKGNQGIPPHFFRVEAKGLQLMKDTQTVRVPEVYYYDEPSSKQEQGVLALEWIEGQKERDTEERLGRQLANMHNHFGQAHGFEEDTFIGSLPQPNGWYNHWVDYYHDSRLVSQFNIGAEKGVLQGGRKQRLQKVMERLPHWIDTHAKPSLLHGDLWGGNWMTGPEGEPVLIDPSIFYGDHAFEIAFTELFGGYSDAFYRAYQEQFPLPAHYNDSKDLYQLYYLLVHLNLFGEMYGGSIDRILKRYVD